One genomic window of Candidatus Caccoplasma merdavium includes the following:
- a CDS encoding triose-phosphate isomerase codes for MRKNIVAGNWKMNKTLQEGLTLAKGIEAALAGKKVNCDVIIGTPFIHLASVAQAIDTAKIGVAAENCADKASGAYTGEVSAAMVASTGAKYVILGHSERRAYYHETPEILKEKVLLALANNLTPIFCIGEVLEEREAGKHFDVVKDQIEGSLFNLPAEEFGKIILAYEPVWAIGTGKTATAAQAQEMHAFIRQTLAGKYGKEVAENCSILYGGSCKPSNAKELFANPDVDGGLIGGAALEVESFMGIIEAF; via the coding sequence ATGAGAAAAAACATTGTCGCAGGGAACTGGAAAATGAACAAAACCCTGCAAGAAGGTTTGACATTGGCAAAAGGTATTGAAGCCGCTTTGGCAGGTAAAAAAGTAAATTGCGATGTGATAATCGGTACCCCCTTTATCCATCTCGCATCGGTAGCACAAGCCATCGATACGGCCAAAATAGGCGTTGCCGCCGAGAACTGTGCCGACAAGGCCTCCGGCGCTTACACCGGTGAAGTATCGGCCGCCATGGTTGCATCGACCGGCGCCAAATATGTCATCTTGGGACACTCCGAGCGTCGTGCCTACTATCACGAGACGCCCGAAATCCTCAAAGAGAAAGTGCTTCTCGCCCTGGCCAACAACTTGACCCCGATATTCTGCATCGGCGAAGTGCTCGAAGAACGTGAAGCCGGCAAACACTTCGATGTCGTAAAAGACCAAATCGAAGGGTCGCTCTTCAACCTCCCGGCCGAAGAGTTCGGAAAAATCATTCTCGCCTACGAACCCGTATGGGCCATCGGTACCGGAAAAACCGCAACGGCCGCCCAAGCCCAGGAGATGCACGCCTTTATTCGCCAGACCCTCGCCGGGAAATACGGGAAAGAGGTGGCCGAAAACTGCTCAATCCTCTATGGCGGAAGCTGCAAACCGTCCAATGCCAAAGAGCTCTTCGCCAATCCCGATGTCGATGGCGGACTCATCGGCGGTGCTGCTCTCGAAGTAGAATCGTTCATGGGTATCATCGAAGCATTCTAA
- a CDS encoding DoxX family protein encodes MESKKAYPLWRRKVAPLLVVLARLVAGATFAFSGFVKTVDPAGMSLKIREYLSAFGIDFMMPITFFLAVCLGVYEMILGVSLLFGSYRRVSSVMLFLTMLVMTPLTLYLALADPISDCGCFGEALYLTHWQSFAKNVVLLLISIFLVWGNRKVKSIYHKEIQSLTLYFVLFFAVGLSLHAYYNQPIFDFRPYKVGTDISRAISSEAFDQTRYLYRNGDREELFTVDELPTDTTWHFVARIEEKMPTQQDITNFVIYDGEDDITDAILSDPGYTFLIMSPSLAFAESGVIDKLDELYDYTREYHYNLYCLTASTPEEIAEWQDNTGADYPIYSMDASTIQTIVRGNPGIVLLHDGVIVQKVRPSRLPEEVELNAPIDELPFGQLTPYNPMRPLLTVLIIFFVPMLLLLLTSKTVEAYVVQARVRRLARLRKMRENLMEKTHKNIEKNPNK; translated from the coding sequence ATGGAGAGTAAAAAGGCATACCCCCTGTGGCGGCGCAAAGTCGCGCCATTGCTTGTCGTCCTGGCCCGTTTGGTGGCCGGTGCGACATTTGCATTCTCGGGGTTTGTCAAGACGGTCGACCCGGCCGGCATGTCGTTGAAGATACGCGAATATCTCTCGGCTTTCGGCATCGACTTCATGATGCCCATCACCTTTTTCCTGGCCGTATGCCTGGGGGTCTATGAGATGATATTGGGCGTCAGCCTGCTCTTTGGCTCCTATCGGCGGGTCTCATCGGTGATGCTGTTTCTCACGATGCTTGTCATGACACCGCTGACGCTCTACCTGGCATTGGCCGACCCCATCAGCGACTGCGGCTGCTTCGGCGAGGCTCTCTATCTCACCCATTGGCAATCGTTTGCCAAGAACGTCGTACTCCTGCTCATATCCATCTTCCTGGTGTGGGGCAACCGCAAGGTGAAAAGCATCTATCACAAGGAGATACAATCGCTCACGCTCTACTTTGTGCTCTTCTTTGCCGTGGGGCTTTCGCTGCATGCCTATTACAACCAGCCGATATTCGATTTCCGTCCCTACAAAGTAGGAACCGACATCAGCCGGGCCATCTCGTCCGAAGCCTTCGACCAGACACGTTATCTCTATCGCAACGGCGACCGCGAAGAACTCTTTACCGTCGATGAGCTGCCCACCGATACCACCTGGCATTTTGTGGCACGCATCGAAGAGAAGATGCCGACACAGCAAGATATTACCAACTTCGTCATCTACGATGGCGAAGACGACATCACCGACGCCATACTCTCCGACCCCGGCTACACCTTCCTCATCATGTCGCCGTCGCTGGCCTTTGCCGAGAGCGGTGTCATCGACAAGCTCGACGAGCTCTACGATTACACCCGCGAGTACCACTACAACCTCTATTGCCTCACCGCTTCCACCCCCGAAGAAATTGCCGAGTGGCAAGACAACACGGGCGCCGATTATCCCATATATTCGATGGACGCTTCGACCATACAGACGATTGTACGCGGCAATCCCGGCATCGTGCTCCTCCACGACGGAGTCATCGTGCAGAAAGTACGCCCCTCCCGCCTCCCCGAAGAGGTCGAGTTGAACGCGCCCATCGACGAACTCCCCTTCGGGCAACTCACGCCATACAACCCCATGCGGCCGTTGCTCACGGTACTGATTATCTTTTTCGTGCCGATGCTGCTACTGCTGCTCACCTCGAAGACGGTCGAGGCATACGTCGTGCAGGCCCGCGTCAGGCGTTTGGCCCGTCTGCGCAAAATGAGAGAAAACCTGATGGAGAAAACCCATAAAAACATCGAAAAGAACCCAAATAAATAA
- a CDS encoding DUF1599 domain-containing protein: MSDTVAQFENVISICRDLFARKLEDYGASWRIMRPSSLTDQIYIKAKRIRSIEEKGSSMIDEGIRSEIIGIVNYGIIALIQLEMGYADQVDITNEKALELYDKYMTVTKNLMYAKNHDYDEAWRGMRSSSYTDLILMKICRTKQIENHEGVTKVSEGIDANYMDMINYSLFGLIKIEYGE; the protein is encoded by the coding sequence ATGTCCGACACCGTTGCACAATTTGAGAACGTCATATCTATCTGCCGGGACCTCTTCGCCCGCAAACTCGAAGATTATGGCGCTTCTTGGCGCATCATGCGTCCTTCGTCTCTGACCGACCAGATATATATCAAAGCCAAACGCATACGAAGCATCGAAGAAAAAGGTTCGTCGATGATAGATGAAGGCATTCGTTCCGAAATCATCGGCATTGTCAATTACGGCATCATCGCCCTCATACAACTCGAAATGGGCTATGCCGACCAAGTCGACATAACCAATGAAAAAGCGCTCGAACTCTATGACAAATACATGACGGTTACCAAAAATCTCATGTATGCCAAAAATCACGACTATGACGAGGCTTGGAGGGGCATGCGGTCTTCTTCCTATACCGACTTGATTCTCATGAAAATATGCCGTACCAAGCAAATCGAGAACCATGAAGGTGTCACGAAGGTATCGGAAGGAATCGATGCCAATTACATGGACATGATCAACTATTCGCTTTTTGGCTTGATAAAAATCGAGTATGGAGAGTAA
- a CDS encoding glycosyltransferase family 4 protein — protein MRVLLVNTSERTGGAAVAAGRLMEALRKQGIDVQMVVRDRESAAPGVVAVGNRSLMRWRFLWERIVVWVANRLRRHQLFAVDAAYAGTDITHTEAFEEADIVHLHWVNQGFLSLGDIRRILDSGKPVVWTLHDLWPCTGICHYPGECSRFRSQCHNCPLLWNGGSRHDLSWRAFRRKERTYRGRTLHLVSCSRWLGEMARSSALCRDMPVTSIPNPIDISLFAPADKIEARRRCGFPLDKKLLLFGSVKVSDKRKGFDYLAESLHIILKKNPHLKETLAVVVMGRCTRELEEKLPVRVYSTGYVEEAARMAEIYNAADLFVIPSLEDNLPNTVMEAMACGTPCVGFDTGGIPEMIDHGRNGYVARHKSAEDFARGIIALLQEADYPAYALAARKKVVTTYAPDVVAARYIALYREEMEKCKNR, from the coding sequence ATGAGAGTGCTGTTAGTCAATACCTCAGAACGAACGGGCGGGGCGGCTGTCGCTGCCGGACGCCTGATGGAAGCCCTTCGCAAGCAGGGTATCGATGTGCAGATGGTCGTGCGCGACAGGGAGTCGGCCGCCCCCGGCGTGGTGGCTGTCGGCAACCGCAGCCTCATGCGTTGGCGTTTCTTGTGGGAACGCATCGTCGTGTGGGTGGCCAACCGCCTCAGACGGCATCAATTATTTGCCGTCGATGCCGCCTATGCAGGAACCGACATTACCCATACGGAAGCCTTCGAAGAGGCCGACATCGTCCACCTGCATTGGGTCAATCAGGGCTTTCTGTCGCTCGGAGACATACGTCGCATTCTCGACTCGGGCAAACCGGTCGTGTGGACGCTCCACGACCTTTGGCCCTGCACCGGCATTTGCCACTATCCGGGGGAGTGCTCCCGTTTTCGCTCCCAATGCCACAACTGCCCCCTGTTATGGAACGGGGGAAGCCGGCACGACCTGTCGTGGCGCGCTTTCCGGCGCAAGGAACGCACCTATCGCGGTCGCACCTTGCACCTGGTCTCGTGCAGCCGCTGGTTGGGCGAGATGGCCCGCAGCAGCGCCCTCTGCCGCGACATGCCGGTAACGAGCATACCCAACCCCATCGACATTTCGCTCTTTGCTCCTGCCGACAAGATCGAGGCACGCCGGCGGTGCGGATTCCCGCTCGACAAAAAACTGCTCCTTTTCGGTTCGGTAAAAGTATCGGACAAACGCAAAGGATTTGACTACCTGGCAGAGTCGCTCCATATCATTCTCAAAAAAAATCCGCATCTGAAAGAGACTTTGGCCGTCGTGGTGATGGGGCGTTGCACCCGGGAGCTCGAAGAGAAGTTGCCCGTTCGGGTCTACTCCACCGGGTATGTCGAGGAGGCGGCCCGCATGGCGGAGATTTACAATGCCGCCGACCTTTTCGTTATTCCCTCGCTCGAAGACAATTTACCCAACACCGTCATGGAGGCCATGGCTTGCGGTACCCCCTGCGTAGGGTTCGACACCGGAGGCATACCCGAGATGATAGACCACGGCCGCAACGGATATGTCGCCCGACACAAGTCGGCCGAGGATTTTGCCCGGGGCATCATCGCCCTCCTCCAAGAGGCCGATTACCCCGCTTATGCCCTTGCCGCCCGGAAAAAAGTCGTCACGACCTACGCCCCCGATGTGGTGGCCGCCCGTTACATCGCCTTATACCGGGAAGAAATGGAAAAGTGCAAAAACCGATAA